One region of Vibrio sp. FE10 genomic DNA includes:
- a CDS encoding ABC transporter ATP-binding protein has product MSEVIRIEGLKQHFLSGKNLFAKGYVIKAVDGVSFSVKQGETLGLVGESGCGKSTLGRTLLKLYEPSAGKIFFEGEDITHYSTKRMRPLRRDMQIVFQDPLESLNQRHTVGGILEEPFIIHGIGSKKERKQWVLDLLDKIGLPHSAVTRYPHEFSGGQRQRIGIARAIALKPKLLICDESVSALDVSVQAQILNLLLKIQKEMNLSIIFISHDLSVVKHISDNVVVMKKGKIIEFGSVEDVYKNTKEDYTKTLLSSIPITHPSQRNKIKTTRLAKQA; this is encoded by the coding sequence ATGTCAGAAGTCATTAGAATTGAAGGGTTAAAGCAGCACTTTTTATCGGGCAAAAATTTATTTGCGAAAGGTTATGTAATCAAGGCTGTTGACGGCGTTTCATTTTCAGTGAAACAAGGTGAGACGTTAGGTTTGGTTGGAGAGTCGGGCTGCGGGAAAAGTACGCTTGGTAGAACATTGCTCAAATTGTATGAGCCATCAGCTGGAAAGATCTTTTTTGAAGGCGAAGATATCACCCATTACAGCACCAAAAGAATGCGTCCACTTCGTCGAGATATGCAGATTGTATTTCAGGATCCTCTCGAGTCATTGAATCAGAGGCATACAGTCGGCGGCATACTTGAAGAACCTTTTATTATTCATGGTATTGGTTCAAAGAAAGAACGAAAGCAATGGGTTTTAGATCTACTCGATAAAATCGGATTACCTCACTCTGCTGTAACTCGTTATCCGCACGAGTTTTCGGGAGGGCAGAGGCAGCGTATTGGTATTGCTAGGGCAATAGCGTTAAAGCCTAAGTTATTAATTTGCGATGAGTCAGTATCGGCATTGGATGTTTCTGTGCAAGCTCAGATACTAAATCTATTGTTGAAAATACAAAAAGAGATGAACCTTTCCATTATTTTCATTTCACATGATCTCTCTGTCGTTAAGCACATTTCAGATAATGTGGTCGTAATGAAAAAAGGGAAAATAATTGAATTTGGGAGTGTGGAAGATGTTTATAAAAATACAAAAGAAGATTATACAAAAACATTATTGTCGTCTATTCCAATAACACATCCATCTCAAAGGAATAAAATAAAAACAACGAGGTTAGCTAAACAGGCTTAA
- a CDS encoding ABC transporter ATP-binding protein has product MSQNIVLKVRDLEAEFSTDDGIIKILKGVSFDVKSGQTLGLVGESGSGKSVTSMSIMGLLPKPYGKVTAGQIIYRDTDLTEVPEHEMHKMRGNRISIIFQDPMTALNPVQTIGKQIVEVLDLHHSQMSKSKKIEYAIGLLEKVEIPMPKLRFKEYPHSLSGGMRQRVMIAIALACKPDILICDEPTTALDVTVQASILELIRELQEETGMAVIFITHDLGVVAEICDEVAVMYDGRIVEHAEIFELFDHPQHPYTKRLLSLIPDLNVEPKQTIQINPIDLNEFPEYKGS; this is encoded by the coding sequence ATGAGCCAAAACATTGTATTAAAAGTTCGTGACTTAGAAGCTGAATTCAGTACTGATGACGGCATTATAAAAATACTAAAAGGTGTGTCCTTTGACGTGAAATCTGGCCAAACACTGGGTTTGGTTGGGGAGTCGGGCAGTGGGAAGAGCGTAACTTCCATGTCTATTATGGGACTACTTCCTAAGCCTTATGGAAAGGTTACGGCTGGACAAATAATTTATCGTGATACAGACCTTACAGAGGTACCTGAACATGAGATGCATAAGATGCGTGGGAACCGTATCTCAATCATTTTCCAAGACCCTATGACTGCCTTAAACCCTGTTCAGACAATTGGCAAGCAGATTGTCGAGGTTCTGGATTTGCACCATAGCCAGATGTCTAAGTCTAAAAAGATAGAGTACGCAATTGGTTTGCTTGAGAAAGTTGAAATTCCAATGCCAAAACTACGTTTTAAAGAATACCCTCATAGCCTGTCAGGGGGGATGCGACAAAGGGTAATGATTGCGATAGCTCTTGCATGTAAGCCTGACATCTTGATATGCGATGAGCCGACGACTGCATTAGATGTAACGGTTCAAGCATCAATTTTGGAACTGATAAGAGAGCTTCAAGAAGAGACTGGGATGGCAGTGATCTTTATCACTCATGATCTAGGCGTTGTGGCGGAAATTTGCGATGAAGTCGCTGTGATGTATGACGGACGTATTGTTGAGCATGCAGAAATTTTCGAACTTTTTGATCACCCACAACATCCGTATACAAAAAGACTCTTGAGCTTAATTCCAGATCTCAATGTAGAACCGAAACAAACCATTCAAATTAACCCAATTGATTTGAATGAATTCCCAGAATACAAGGGGAGTTGA
- a CDS encoding extracellular solute-binding protein: protein MYRYGLFALLLSFLAQAQQTPNNLEWQSNWDDPVFASEEAKRGGTLRSFMPSFPQTLRSVGPDANSGIRFYLMDGTPKLAQRHPNTDNWIPQLANEWAFGNDHQTVYFRLNPDAKWSDGEAVTADDYLFMLTYYRSKDIIDPWYSDFFRNSITTVEKFDDYTISITMAEPKSNDELMALINMPSHGVQPRPEHHFVDINDGNKDGMDDNFVRKYNFKPEPTTSPYYISKVNKGRSITFSHVGDDWWGYGNKYYKNRFNVEKLRIKVIRDSDIARKHFEKGKLDTFAMVQPQLWHEKTSSEPFSHGFIQKFWGFNQRPQGAGGLWINTSMPLLNNINVRKGITYATDFDGMIKNVLRGDYSRKPHAMGFGHGKYDLEGVEAPPFRPELAIGYFESAGFDSIGSDGIRMNASGVRLSFKITYGYNIWTPRIAYLKEQAKLAGLELDLNLVDGSAAFKFILEKKHQLAFLNMGGGEIPAYKEYFHSTNANRPQTNNHTNFSSPELDQKIEAFISEFDMERKQQLSQNIQRKIKDAYVIVPGYMVPYTRDAYWRWIKFPKNPMTKKTGAMFNILDTSNFWIDTDLKKETQLASKEGKAYPPITIIDDRYKL from the coding sequence ATGTACAGATACGGACTATTCGCTTTGTTGTTGAGTTTCTTAGCTCAAGCACAACAAACACCAAATAATTTGGAATGGCAAAGTAATTGGGATGACCCCGTTTTTGCTTCTGAAGAGGCTAAGCGTGGCGGTACTTTACGTAGCTTTATGCCTAGTTTTCCACAAACATTACGTTCAGTGGGGCCTGACGCGAATTCAGGTATTCGCTTCTATTTAATGGATGGCACGCCTAAATTGGCACAACGACATCCAAATACCGACAATTGGATTCCACAGCTGGCGAATGAATGGGCATTTGGGAACGATCACCAGACGGTTTATTTCAGGCTGAATCCCGACGCGAAATGGTCTGATGGGGAAGCGGTAACGGCTGACGACTATCTATTTATGCTTACGTATTACCGTTCCAAAGACATTATTGATCCTTGGTATAGCGACTTTTTCCGCAACAGCATCACGACCGTTGAAAAATTCGATGACTATACGATCAGTATTACGATGGCCGAACCTAAAAGTAATGATGAACTTATGGCTCTTATCAATATGCCGAGTCACGGAGTCCAGCCTCGTCCCGAGCATCATTTTGTTGATATTAACGATGGGAATAAGGATGGGATGGATGATAATTTTGTTCGCAAATACAACTTCAAGCCAGAGCCTACAACGTCGCCTTATTACATATCGAAAGTAAATAAAGGCCGCAGCATTACGTTTTCACATGTTGGTGATGACTGGTGGGGTTACGGAAATAAATATTATAAGAACCGATTTAATGTGGAAAAACTTCGCATCAAGGTAATTCGTGATAGTGATATTGCACGTAAGCACTTTGAAAAAGGAAAGCTAGACACGTTTGCAATGGTACAGCCTCAATTATGGCATGAGAAAACCAGTTCAGAACCCTTTAGTCATGGTTTTATACAGAAATTCTGGGGCTTCAATCAAAGGCCACAAGGCGCTGGCGGCTTATGGATAAACACATCCATGCCACTTCTGAACAATATCAATGTTCGAAAAGGCATCACTTACGCTACTGACTTTGATGGCATGATCAAAAACGTGTTACGAGGCGATTACTCCCGAAAACCTCATGCTATGGGGTTTGGACACGGTAAATATGATTTAGAGGGTGTAGAGGCCCCACCGTTTAGACCTGAACTTGCGATTGGTTATTTCGAATCTGCAGGCTTCGATAGTATCGGTTCTGATGGTATCCGCATGAATGCCAGTGGGGTTCGTTTGAGCTTTAAGATTACTTATGGCTACAACATTTGGACACCAAGAATTGCCTATCTAAAAGAGCAAGCGAAGTTAGCTGGCCTAGAACTTGACTTAAATCTTGTCGATGGTTCTGCTGCATTCAAATTTATTCTAGAGAAAAAGCACCAATTAGCCTTTCTGAATATGGGAGGAGGAGAGATACCCGCTTACAAAGAGTACTTTCATTCGACCAATGCCAACCGTCCTCAAACGAATAACCATACAAATTTTAGTTCACCAGAGCTAGATCAGAAAATTGAGGCGTTTATTTCTGAGTTTGATATGGAAAGAAAACAGCAGCTATCTCAGAACATTCAAAGAAAAATAAAGGATGCGTATGTCATTGTACCTGGCTATATGGTGCCTTATACACGAGATGCCTACTGGCGTTGGATTAAGTTCCCAAAGAACCCAATGACTAAGAAAACTGGCGCCATGTTCAATATTTTAGATACCAGTAATTTCTGGATTGATACAGACCTAAAAAAAGAAACTCAGTTGGCTTCTAAAGAAGGTAAGGCGTATCCACCCATCACTATCATTGATGACAGATATAAGCTCTAA
- a CDS encoding ABC transporter permease produces MIKLNPLTLKQIKRFKQIKRGYWSLIILSVMLLLSLFAEALINSKALMVRYQGEYYFPIVSDVYSGKTFGLESSGEANYRLLQLALKDKNNGDFAILPLVPWNPYEQDFSGEYPPHAPSAYSKHYLGTDVIGRDILARLVYGFRTAMGFALITMVIAYSIGVTVGCAMGFFGGKFDLIVQRIIETWSMVPFLYVIMILVSIAQPTFMLFVLINVTFGWMGITWYMRTMTYRESAREYVLAAKALGASTARILFNHILPNTMVMIVTLAPFTIAANITALTALDYLGLGLIPPTPSWGELLQQGKSNLDSPWIVGSVVTAIVGVLVMVTFIGEAIRTAFDPKKYTVYR; encoded by the coding sequence ATGATTAAATTAAATCCGTTGACACTAAAGCAGATCAAGCGATTCAAACAAATAAAGCGTGGATACTGGTCGCTGATTATTCTATCTGTAATGTTATTACTGTCTCTTTTTGCTGAAGCGTTGATCAACAGTAAGGCTTTAATGGTGCGTTATCAGGGGGAATATTACTTTCCAATTGTATCTGATGTTTACTCCGGTAAGACATTTGGTTTGGAGTCTTCGGGAGAGGCAAACTATCGACTACTTCAATTAGCGCTTAAGGATAAAAACAATGGTGACTTTGCGATTTTACCTTTGGTGCCTTGGAATCCGTATGAACAAGACTTCTCTGGTGAATATCCGCCACATGCGCCAAGTGCCTATTCAAAGCACTATTTGGGCACTGACGTAATCGGGCGGGATATTTTGGCTCGATTGGTTTACGGGTTTAGAACAGCAATGGGATTTGCTCTGATAACTATGGTCATTGCATACAGCATTGGTGTAACGGTGGGGTGTGCGATGGGTTTCTTTGGTGGCAAGTTTGATCTGATTGTTCAAAGAATCATTGAGACTTGGTCTATGGTTCCGTTCCTTTACGTGATCATGATTTTGGTCTCGATAGCACAACCCACATTCATGCTGTTTGTATTGATCAATGTGACTTTTGGATGGATGGGTATTACTTGGTACATGCGAACGATGACCTACAGAGAATCTGCTCGAGAGTATGTGTTAGCTGCAAAGGCGCTAGGAGCATCCACAGCAAGAATCCTCTTCAATCATATTTTACCCAACACGATGGTGATGATCGTCACTCTGGCGCCTTTTACCATTGCCGCCAATATCACCGCATTAACGGCACTAGACTACTTAGGTTTAGGCCTTATACCACCGACCCCAAGCTGGGGAGAGCTTCTTCAACAAGGCAAGTCGAATCTCGATTCGCCATGGATTGTTGGCTCTGTTGTGACGGCAATTGTAGGTGTTTTGGTCATGGTTACATTCATTGGTGAAGCGATAAGAACTGCCTTTGACCCCAAAAAATACACAGTTTATAGATAG
- a CDS encoding ABC transporter permease subunit — protein sequence MIAYLLKRFALVVPTFLGITILIFAITRFVPGGPVERMLANMQPQGDGGGASSLVGQNSALSEDQLADLNKFYGLDKPVTEAYLEWLVRLVHFDLGESTRYYEPVSEMIFERLPVSAMYGGVTFFISYFISIPLGYFKAMKHGSVFDSVSSIMIFVGYALPGYVVGVLLITFFSYHLEWFPMGGFVDDDFDDFNTFSEQITDILWHAVLPLLCYLIGDFATLTMTMKNNLMENLSSDYIRTAIAKGLPFREAIRKHALRNSLIPIASHFGNSLLFFMTGSFLIEVIFDINGIGLLGYESIVERDYPVVMGIVAINACILLLGNILSDVCVALVDPRVKFGA from the coding sequence ATGATTGCATATTTACTGAAACGTTTTGCTTTAGTTGTACCTACGTTTCTTGGTATTACGATTTTGATATTCGCGATTACGCGTTTTGTCCCAGGAGGCCCTGTCGAGAGGATGCTCGCTAACATGCAGCCTCAAGGGGATGGTGGTGGGGCGTCTAGCCTCGTTGGCCAAAACTCAGCTTTGTCTGAAGACCAACTCGCAGATCTTAATAAATTTTATGGATTAGATAAGCCGGTAACGGAAGCGTATCTCGAATGGTTAGTTCGACTTGTTCACTTTGATCTAGGCGAGTCGACACGCTACTACGAACCGGTCAGTGAGATGATTTTTGAGCGCCTGCCAGTCTCGGCTATGTATGGTGGTGTGACCTTTTTCATTAGTTATTTTATCTCTATTCCTCTTGGTTATTTCAAGGCGATGAAGCACGGCAGCGTTTTTGATTCTGTTTCATCAATCATGATTTTTGTCGGCTATGCCTTACCGGGATATGTGGTCGGCGTGCTTCTTATTACGTTTTTCAGTTATCACCTAGAGTGGTTCCCAATGGGGGGCTTTGTGGATGATGACTTCGACGACTTCAATACTTTCTCAGAGCAAATTACTGATATTTTGTGGCATGCGGTCTTACCTTTGCTTTGTTATCTGATAGGTGACTTTGCTACGTTAACCATGACCATGAAGAACAATTTGATGGAAAACTTATCGTCAGATTACATTCGCACTGCAATCGCTAAAGGTTTGCCTTTCAGAGAGGCGATTCGTAAACACGCACTACGCAATAGTTTAATTCCAATCGCTAGCCACTTTGGCAACTCTCTTCTTTTCTTCATGACGGGCTCTTTCTTAATTGAAGTCATATTCGATATTAATGGCATAGGCCTGCTTGGTTATGAATCAATTGTAGAAAGAGATTACCCAGTGGTTATGGGTATTGTCGCAATCAACGCCTGCATATTGCTACTTGGCAATATCTTGTCTGATGTCTGCGTTGCACTGGTCGATCCTAGAGTGAAGTTTGGAGCTTGA
- the yejF gene encoding microcin C ABC transporter ATP-binding protein YejF encodes MTSNTVPTSGSTAEGANASPVLTIDKLSVGFGRKDSIEQVTQDVSLEIYKGETLALVGESGSGKSVTANSILKLLPKGSSHYLNGKINFSGTDILSCSERQLRGIRGGRIGMIFQEPMVSLNPLHRVGKQLVETLSIHRGMRTNKAQALAIEWLSKVGIRYPEQKISAYPHELSGGERQRVMIAMALINEPELLIADEPTTALDVSVQAQILDLLKDLQQELGMAMLFITHDLSIVRKIADRVAVMKDGRLVESNDCKTLFNAPSHPYTQKLINSDPKGLPVPVSPESKSLLNVDQLRVWFPITGGLFKRTISHVKAVTDMEFSLKKGHSIGLVGESGSGKSTTGMAILKLVESEGSITYADEQIQGLNRQQMLPFRSRMQVVFQDPFSALNPRMSVAQVIGEGLLVHQQLDDTELDQRICDVMKEVDLDPETRHRYPNEFSGGQRQRIAIARALILKPEFILLDEPTSSLDRTVQAQVLDLLKSLQEKYGLTYLFISHDLNVVKSLCHYTIVMKAGEVIEKGDTETLFGNPQHEYTKQLVSLSNVGGM; translated from the coding sequence ATGACTTCAAATACGGTTCCTACTTCAGGGTCAACAGCAGAGGGTGCTAATGCATCTCCAGTTCTGACCATAGATAAGTTGTCGGTAGGGTTTGGGCGAAAAGATTCGATAGAGCAAGTGACGCAAGATGTCTCTTTAGAAATATACAAAGGCGAAACACTCGCGCTAGTGGGCGAGAGTGGTTCCGGTAAATCTGTTACAGCCAACTCTATTTTAAAACTTTTACCTAAAGGCTCGTCCCACTACTTAAACGGTAAGATTAATTTCTCTGGTACCGATATCTTGAGTTGTTCTGAAAGGCAATTACGCGGGATTCGTGGTGGCCGTATTGGGATGATCTTCCAAGAGCCCATGGTTTCGTTGAACCCACTCCATCGAGTCGGTAAGCAGCTGGTTGAAACTCTTTCTATTCACCGTGGAATGCGAACCAATAAAGCTCAAGCCTTGGCGATAGAGTGGCTTTCAAAGGTGGGTATTCGCTACCCAGAACAAAAGATTTCAGCTTACCCGCATGAGTTATCCGGTGGTGAGCGTCAGCGTGTAATGATAGCGATGGCACTGATCAATGAGCCAGAGTTGCTTATTGCTGATGAACCCACAACGGCATTGGATGTATCGGTACAAGCGCAGATTTTGGATTTGTTGAAAGACCTGCAACAAGAGCTGGGTATGGCGATGCTCTTTATCACCCATGATTTGAGTATCGTTCGTAAGATTGCCGACAGAGTAGCGGTAATGAAAGATGGCCGCTTAGTTGAAAGCAATGACTGTAAAACACTCTTTAATGCACCATCTCATCCTTATACTCAAAAACTTATTAACTCAGATCCTAAAGGCTTACCTGTTCCCGTATCACCGGAAAGTAAATCCCTGCTCAACGTCGACCAACTGCGTGTTTGGTTTCCGATTACTGGCGGTCTATTCAAGCGCACGATTTCGCATGTTAAAGCTGTAACAGACATGGAGTTCAGCTTGAAAAAAGGGCACTCAATCGGTCTTGTTGGCGAGAGTGGCTCGGGCAAATCAACAACCGGTATGGCGATTTTGAAGCTGGTGGAGAGTGAGGGTTCAATCACCTACGCTGACGAACAAATTCAAGGCTTAAACCGACAACAGATGTTGCCGTTTCGAAGCCGCATGCAAGTTGTCTTTCAAGACCCATTCTCGGCATTGAACCCAAGAATGTCAGTTGCTCAAGTGATTGGTGAAGGTTTACTGGTGCATCAACAATTGGATGACACTGAACTCGACCAACGCATCTGTGACGTAATGAAAGAGGTCGACCTAGACCCAGAAACTCGTCATCGTTACCCGAATGAGTTTTCAGGCGGGCAGAGGCAACGTATCGCGATTGCTCGTGCATTGATTTTAAAGCCAGAGTTTATCTTGCTCGATGAACCAACATCGTCATTAGACAGAACGGTACAAGCGCAAGTCCTAGATTTACTTAAGTCATTACAAGAAAAGTATGGCCTGACTTACCTATTTATTAGTCATGACCTCAACGTGGTGAAATCCCTATGTCATTACACCATCGTGATGAAAGCCGGTGAGGTGATAGAGAAGGGCGACACTGAGACTTTGTTTGGTAATCCGCAGCATGAGTATACTAAGCAGCTTGTCAGTCTTTCGAATGTTGGTGGGATGTAG
- a CDS encoding ABC transporter permease, whose translation MFNNPLAEARWLRFKANKRGFISLWIFTILFGLSLFAEIIANDKPLLVSYDNQWFVPVINEYAETEFGGEFETEADYKDPYVIELIEDSGYIVWPIIPFSYDTINFDISGAVPSEPDSVNWLGTDDKGRDVLARIIYGFRISVLFGFILTIVSSVVGVVVGATQGYYGGWVDLFGQRFIEVWSGMPTLFLLIILSSFIEPNFWWLLGIMVLFSWMSLVGIVRAEFLRCRNFDYVRAAQAMGVDDKRIMLRHMLPNAMVASLTMMPFILSGSVTTLTSLDFLGFGLPAGSPSLGELLAQGKANLQAPWLGISAFVVLSLMLTLLVFVGEAVRDAFDPHKQK comes from the coding sequence ATGTTTAACAACCCTTTAGCTGAAGCTCGTTGGTTACGTTTTAAAGCAAACAAGCGTGGTTTTATCTCCCTTTGGATATTTACCATCTTGTTTGGCTTGAGCCTGTTCGCTGAGATCATTGCCAACGATAAGCCATTATTGGTTTCTTATGATAATCAGTGGTTTGTACCTGTTATCAATGAATATGCCGAAACAGAATTTGGTGGCGAGTTTGAAACCGAAGCCGACTACAAAGACCCGTATGTTATCGAACTCATCGAAGACAGCGGTTACATCGTGTGGCCAATCATTCCGTTTAGTTACGACACGATAAACTTCGATATTTCAGGTGCGGTGCCATCGGAGCCAGATTCAGTGAACTGGTTAGGAACCGATGATAAAGGGCGAGATGTATTAGCTAGGATCATTTACGGCTTCCGCATTTCCGTTCTATTTGGTTTTATTCTGACGATTGTATCGAGCGTGGTCGGCGTCGTAGTCGGGGCGACACAAGGTTACTACGGTGGTTGGGTCGACTTGTTTGGGCAGCGCTTCATTGAAGTCTGGTCTGGCATGCCGACTCTATTCTTGCTGATTATCCTTTCCAGTTTTATCGAACCTAACTTCTGGTGGTTACTCGGGATTATGGTTCTGTTTAGTTGGATGAGTTTGGTTGGTATTGTGCGAGCGGAATTCTTACGCTGTCGAAACTTTGATTATGTGCGAGCCGCGCAAGCCATGGGCGTCGACGACAAACGTATTATGCTTCGTCACATGCTACCCAACGCGATGGTTGCTTCGTTAACCATGATGCCGTTCATTCTTTCTGGATCGGTCACCACGTTAACCTCATTAGATTTCTTGGGCTTTGGTTTACCTGCCGGTTCGCCTTCGTTAGGTGAGCTATTAGCGCAAGGTAAGGCTAACTTGCAAGCCCCTTGGCTTGGCATCTCTGCTTTCGTCGTGCTTTCACTGATGCTTACGTTACTTGTCTTCGTTGGTGAAGCTGTGCGTGATGCCTTCGACCCACATAAACAGAAGTAA
- a CDS encoding microcin C ABC transporter permease YejB — protein MAAYIFRRLLLVIPTLWAIITINFFIIQIAPGGPVEQAVAQLEGHNSGIMERFSGGGQEVDLSESDQASASGYKGSRGLDPEVVEEIKKQFGFDKPIHVRYFDMLKNYATFNFGESLFKGGNVIDLIIERLPVSISLGLWSTLIIYVISIPLGIMKAIHHGSRFDIWSSAVVIVGYAVPGFLFAIILIILFASGNYFSWFPLRGLVSSNFDQLNWYQQIGDYFWHLALPIFAMVIGGFATLSMLTKNSFLDEINKQYVVTARAKGLDESSILYKHVFRNAMLIIIAGFPSAFISIFFTGSMLIEVMFSLEGIGLLGFESTIQRDYPVVFSSLYIMTLLGLVLSIISDLTYTWVDPRIDFEAR, from the coding sequence ATGGCCGCGTATATATTTCGGCGTTTACTGTTGGTGATCCCCACGCTGTGGGCGATCATCACTATCAACTTTTTCATTATTCAGATTGCGCCCGGAGGCCCGGTAGAGCAAGCCGTTGCCCAATTAGAAGGGCACAACTCTGGCATTATGGAGCGCTTTTCTGGTGGTGGACAAGAAGTTGATTTAAGCGAAAGTGACCAAGCATCTGCCAGTGGCTATAAAGGCTCACGCGGGCTTGATCCTGAAGTGGTTGAAGAGATCAAAAAGCAGTTTGGTTTTGATAAGCCTATTCACGTTCGCTACTTCGATATGTTGAAAAATTACGCGACCTTTAACTTTGGTGAAAGCCTGTTTAAGGGCGGCAACGTGATTGATTTGATCATCGAGCGCTTGCCCGTCTCCATTTCATTAGGACTCTGGAGTACCTTAATCATCTATGTGATTTCGATACCCCTAGGCATCATGAAGGCGATACATCATGGATCTCGCTTTGATATTTGGTCGAGTGCGGTGGTGATTGTCGGCTACGCGGTGCCGGGCTTCCTATTTGCGATCATCCTGATTATTTTGTTCGCGAGTGGCAACTACTTCAGTTGGTTCCCATTGCGCGGGCTAGTGTCGAGTAACTTCGACCAGCTCAATTGGTATCAGCAAATAGGCGATTATTTCTGGCATTTAGCGTTGCCTATTTTTGCGATGGTCATCGGTGGTTTCGCCACACTTAGCATGCTGACCAAAAACTCCTTCCTTGATGAAATCAATAAGCAATATGTGGTGACCGCGCGAGCGAAAGGCTTGGACGAGAGCAGTATTCTCTATAAGCACGTTTTCCGTAACGCCATGCTGATCATCATTGCGGGTTTTCCAAGCGCATTTATTAGTATTTTCTTCACGGGTTCTATGTTGATTGAAGTGATGTTTTCACTCGAAGGCATTGGTTTGCTTGGCTTTGAATCAACCATTCAACGTGACTATCCCGTGGTGTTCAGCTCTCTCTATATCATGACCTTGCTTGGCTTGGTGCTGAGCATTATCTCCGACCTGACTTATACCTGGGTTGATCCTCGAATTGATTTTGAAGCGCGTTAA